A genomic segment from Papilio machaon chromosome 10, ilPapMach1.1, whole genome shotgun sequence encodes:
- the LOC123721326 gene encoding uncharacterized protein LOC123721326 codes for MGVRLHKLFQFIDGFRSEYDLKGFLHVGIDYSVFLHVPKSHDKNLVYELYETRHVEDIKTNKSQLLAISKVPVEYIRQQLKTFLQELYKAKYEDDNVVPGTSVQTLREWQIDQKLKQQDNIVIPNKQKEKAALYYMK; via the exons ATGGGCGTGCGTCTACAtaagttatttcaatttatcgACGGATTTAGATCTGAATACGATCTAAAAGGTTTTCTTCATGTCGGTATTGATTATTCCGTATTTCTGCACGTACCTAAATCACATGACAAGAATCTAGTTTACGAACTATACGAGACGAGACACGTTgaagatattaaaacaaataagtcGCAGCTTCTGGCAATATCAAAAGTACCCGTGGAATATATACGACAGCAGTTAAAGACGTTCCTACAAGAGTTGTATAAAGCTAAGTACGAAGATGATAATGTTGTACCGGGAACATCTGTACAGACGTTAAGGGAATGGCAAATAGATCAGAAACTAAAACAACAAGATAATATAGTTAtaccaaataaacaaaaa GAGAAAGCAgcattatattatatgaaataa